A DNA window from Calliphora vicina chromosome 1, idCalVici1.1, whole genome shotgun sequence contains the following coding sequences:
- the LOC135955844 gene encoding phosphatidylinositol transfer protein alpha isoform-like — protein MQIIEYRITLPLTLEEYQVAQLFTLNESLKAETNSGKILILRNECFNNYPLLNGCKFTCGQYTSKIYQWSTKIPQFFKSILPHEAMDVHEEAWDAYPYCRTIITNSFYLKERFYIKIESLHLANDRGDQDNVHELPEELMRQRKVIHIDIANDAISPKDYKAHEDPTKFQSVKTGRGPLLGPLWRKTCQPVMTCYKLVTCEFKSFGLQNTLETLLQRFERRIFTNFHRQLFCLIDRWYDLGLDDVRGDKANKCEDDKCNKSEEMDLAEGVETKGTP, from the coding sequence ATGCAAATCATTGAATATCGCATAACTTTACCTCTCACCTTGGAAGAATATCAAGTGGCTCAATTGTTTACCCTAAATGAAAGTTTAAAAGCGGAAACCAATAGTGGCAAAATTCTGATATTACGCAACGAATGTTTTAACAATTATCCTCTACTCAATGGCTGCAAGTTCACCTGCGGACAATATACATCCAAAATCTATCAATGGTCTACAAAAATTccacaattttttaaatcaatcttGCCCCACGAAGCCATGGATGTGCACGAAGAGGCCTGGGATGCATATCCCTATTGTCGCACCATTATTACGAATTCCTTTTATCTGAAAGAACGTTTCTACATCAAAATTGAGTCGCTGCACTTGGCCAATGATCGCGGAGATCAAGATAATGTTCATGAATTGCCTGAAGAGTTGATGCGGCAACGTAAAGTGATTCACATTGATATAGCGAATGATGCCATAAGCCCGAAAGATTATAAAGCTCATGAAGATCCCACAAAATTTCAGTCCGTAAAGACGGGCCGTGGTCCTTTGTTGGGTCCATTGTGGCGCAAAACTTGCCAGCCAGTAATGACTTGCTATAAATTGGTAACATGTGAATTTAAATCGTTTGGTTTACAAAACACTTTGGAAACATTACTACAGAGATTTGAGAGAagaatttttaccaattttcatcgtcaattattttgtttaatcgatCGTTGGTATGATTTGGGGTTGGACGATGTGAGAGGGGACAAGGCCAATAAATGCGAGGATGATAAGTGTAATAAGAGTGAAGAAATGGACTTGGCTGAAGGGGTTGAAACGAAGGGAACTCCTTAA